The following are encoded together in the Scomber japonicus isolate fScoJap1 chromosome 20, fScoJap1.pri, whole genome shotgun sequence genome:
- the pth3r gene encoding parathyroid hormone 3 receptor has protein sequence MLSAHGIGVLALFHSVITVIALIDSDDVITRDEQIYVLIGAHAKCERSIQAQMALVKDGDCIPEWDGIICWPRSRPGQLVPVLCPEYIYDFNHRGRAYRQCDASGNWEQVPIINRTWANYTECTTYLTSNHRSQEEKVFERLHLMYTVGYSISLASLLVAISILCYFKRLHCTRNYIHIHLFTSFICRAVSIFVKDAVLYSVSGDSKAESELPGPRQHMAGCKVAVTLFLYFLATNHYWILVEGLYLHSLIFMAFLSDKNYLWALTIIGWGVPAVFVSIWVSARASLADTQCWDISAGNLKWIYQVPILAAIVVNFLLFVNIIRVLASKLWETNTGKLDPRQQYRKLLKSTLVLMPLFGVHYMVFMALPYTEVTGLLWQVQMHYEMFFNSSQGFFVAFIYCFYNGEVQAEVKKAWLRRSLTLDLKQKARMTSSGGGGSCYYGGMMSHTTTHSVSLSATNPRALSLTGGVMGSGGAAGGGSGVRPPRHSSLHPQSSLPGYVPNDTEASGPQQELAVRRAGGTESGVFARHARASKGSHDSKSCGSPAQTQRTEDPDSSLSLKELETIL, from the exons ATGTTGTCTGCTCATGGAATTGGCGTCTTGGCTCTTTTTCACAGTGTAATAACGGTGATTGCACTG ATAGactctgatgatgtcatcacacgAGATGAGCAGATCTACGTCCTGATTGGTGCTCACGCCAAGTGTGAAAGGAGCATCCAGGCACAAATGGCCCTCGTTAAAG ATGGTGACTGTATCCCAGAGTGGGATGGGATCATCTGCTGGCCACGGAGCAGACCGGGTCAACTGGTCCCAGTTCTGTGTCCTGAGTACATCTATGATTTCAACCACAGAG GCCGAGCCTACCGCCAATGTGATGCGTCAGGAAACTGGGAGCAGGTGCCCATTATCAACCGCACCTGGGCTAACTATACTGAGTGTACCACCTACTTGACCTCCAACCACAGGAGCCAAGAGGAG AAGGTGTTTGAAAGACTGCATCTCATGTACACAGTTGGCTACTCCATTTCTCTGGCATCACTGCTTGTGGCAATCTCCATCCTCTGCTATTTCAA GCGTCTTCACTGTACACGCAACTACATCCACATCCACCTCTTCACCTCCTTCATCTGTCGGGCAGTCAGCATTTTTGTGAAGGATGCTGTGCTCTACTCTGTTTCTGGTGACAGTAAGGCAGAATCTGAGCTCCCTGGACCAAGGCAGCATATG GCTGGCTGTAAAGTTGCTGTCACACTCTTCCTGTATTTCCTGGCAACCAATCATTACTGGATCCTGGTAGAGGGGTTGTACCTGCACAGCCTCATCTTTATGGCCTTCCTCTCTGACAAAAACTACCTATGGGCCCTCACCATCATCGGGTGGG gagttccagctgtgtttgtgtccatctGGGTCAGTGCACGAGCATCACTGGCAGACACACA ATGTTGGGACATCAGTGCAGGAAACCTGAAATGGATCTATCAAGTTCCTATTCTAGCAGCCATTGTT GTGAATTTCCTCCTCTTTGTTAACATAATACGAGTGCTGGCTTCCAAACTGTGGGAAACAAACACTGGTAAACTGGATCCTCGGCAGCAGTACCG GAAGCTGCTCAAGTCTACATTAGTCCTCATGCCCTTATTTGGAGTTCACTACATGGTGTTCATGGCTCTTCCTTACACTGAGGTCACTGGGTTGCTGTGGCAGGTGCAAATGCATTACGAGATGTTCTTCAACTCATCCCAG GGCTTTTTTGTGGCATTCATCTACTGCTTCTACAATGGAGAG GTACAGGCAGAGGTTAAGAAGGCATGGTTAAGACGGAGTCTAACGCTGGACCTCAAACAGAAAGCCAGGATGACCAGCAGTGGTGGCGGAGGCAGCTGTTACTATGGAGGCATGATGTCACACACCACCACCCACAGTGTCAGCTTGTCCGCTACCAATCCTCGGGCTCTTTCTCTCACTGGAGGAGTCATGGGCTCaggtggtgctgctggtggaggGTCGGGTGTCAGGCCACCACGTCACTCTTCTCTCCACCCACAAAGCAGTCTGCCCGGATACGTTCCCAATGACACTGAGGCATCCGGACCCCAACAGGAGCTGGCAGTGCGGAGGGCAGGGGGGACGGAGTCTGGAGTTTTTGCCAGGCATGCTAGAGCCAGTAAGGGAAGTCATGACTCCAAAAGTTGTGGATCTCCAGCCCAAACCCAAAGAACAGAAGATCCAGACAGTTCCTTGTCCCTGAAAGAACTGGAGACCATCTTGTGA
- the LOC128381373 gene encoding translational activator of cytochrome c oxidase 1 — translation MAGVAVLRALRPLSRRFPAPLECVLPPASCMWFPAWRASAVRTLHLSCALCAGHNKWSKVKNIKGPKDEARGKIFMKFGLMIKIAVKEGGPNPDMNINLAHVLEQCRNKNMPKASIEAAIKSAEKAKPASQHMFEARGPGGCMMLIEVLTDNNSRTHQEIKRLLTKNGGMLADGVRHNFSRRGVVSVSGQNVTTEKALELAIEAGAEDVQEIEDEEEQPLLQFICDMSDVKKVRTSLEELGMEITSAGLEFIARNISTLEQEQLDAASTLIEALNDYTDVVRVWDNIQAHS, via the exons ATGGCTGGGGTGGCGGTGCTGAGGGCTCTCCGACCCCTCTCCAGGAGGTTCCCGGCCCCGTTGGAGTGCGTCCTGCCACCAGCGTCCTGCATGTGGTTCCCGGCGTGGAGGGCCTCAGCCGTCCGGACGCTGCACCTGAGCTGCGCCTTGTGTGCGGGTCACAACAAGTGGTCTAAGGTGAAAAACATAAAAGGACCTAAAGATGAGGCGCGAGGAAAGATATTTATGAAATTTGGCTTGATGATAAAGATAGCTGTGAAAG AAGGTGGACCCAACCCAGACATGAACATAAACTTGGCCCACGTTTTGGAGCAGTGCAGGAACAAGAATATGCCGAAAGCTTCTATCGAGGCTGCCATCAAGAGTGCG GAAAAGGCTAAACCAGCGTCCCAGCACATGTTTGAAGCTCGTGGGCCCGGTGGGTGCATGATGCTCATCGAGGTCCTGACTGACAACAACTCCCGCACCCACCAGGAAATCAAACGCCTGCTCACCAAAAATGG AGGGATGCTGGCAGACGGAGTCCGTCATAACTTCAGCAGGAGGGGGGTGGTGTCAGTGTCAGGACAGAACGTAACAACAGAGAAAGCTCTGGAGCTGGCCATCGAAGCAGGAGCAGAAGATGTCCAAGAGattgaagatgaggaggagcagcCTCTCCTGCAG tttATTTGTGACATGTCTGACGTGAAGAAGGTGCGGACCTCACTAGAGGAGCTGGGAATGGAGATCACGTCCGCTGGGTTGGAGTTTATCGCCCGAAACATCTCAACTCTGGAACAGGAACAGCTGGACGCTGCTTCAACGCTAATAGAAGCCCTCAATGACTATACAGACGTAGTGCGAGTCTGGGACAACATCCAGGCCCACAGCTGA
- the kcnh6b gene encoding potassium voltage-gated channel subfamily H member 6 translates to MLSSNMRAAGQSSALCQSGQQSSMSDSDLMKCTGPASRGPECRSPPTPRMEMLSPSKVKDRSQNVTEKVTQVLSLESDVLPEYKLQMPETTWWILLHYSPFKAFWDWIILLLVLYTAVFTPYSAAFLLDEHRDMRQRSCGYTCNPLNVADLMVDVLFIVDIVINLRTTYVDQNDEVITQPSRIAKHYIKGWFPIDLFAAIPFDLLIFRSGSDEMATLTSLLKTARLLRLVRVARKLDRYSEYGAAVLFLLMCTFVLIAHWLACIWYAIGFVERPYTETGWLDNLAEQLGKSYNDSDSYSGPSVKDKYVTALYFTLSSLTSVGFGNVSPNTNSEKIFSICVMVIGSLMYASIFGNVSAIIQRLYSGTTRYHTQMLRVKEFIRFHQIPGGLRQRLEEYFQHAWSYTNGIDMNAVLKGFPESFQADICLHLNRSLLDNCKAFRGGSQACLRALAVRFKTVHAPPGDTLIHYGDILDSLYFISRGSIQVIRDDVVVAILEKNDIFGESIHLYDEPGKSNSDVLTITYCDLHRILRDDLLEVLDVYPSFADNFWRNLEITLDLRDVSPVITTDDSGDDCGYRHKPRHRVQNLDCRIRPDGMDHEDSYPLQSFRHRHSPTQPHWDDRCSCGSPCSQSSEDQPLAHGAKVELYSPEDARREYSPSVVQLLPPSGTSVGREAVLDMGHQASSLNVPGMYRYWPDRQSQQFSSRAWRSSSVRNSYHPPPFTEDRPSELESRLEILHSQLNRLETRMTADINVILQLLQRQIAPVPPAYSTVSSSTLPTDSTGLYGTGTAVLHTMYPMSPIPPIQMDSRAPTQSSTQTDIQFTKKSQESLSSGIHVTVASDDTMFMTVTPETETHTGLTSQLPQPSVKSSLMENPGLCGSLRYPSLPGNLDITSGLAEIQKHLSDPVLPVV, encoded by the exons ATGTTGAGCAGCAACATGCGAGCTGCAGGCCAGTCCTCTGCCCTGTGCCAGAGTG GCCAGCAGAGCTCAATGTCTGACTCAGACCTCATGAAGTGTACGGGACCAGCCAGCAGGGGCCCCGAATGCCGTTCACCCCCAACTCCCAGGATGGAAATGCTCAGCCCCTCCAAGGTGAAGGACCGCTCTCAGAACGTCACAGAGAAGGTCACGCAG GTACTTTCTTTGGAGTCTGATGTACTGCCTGAATACAAACTTCAAATGCCAGAGACAACGTGGTGGATCTTGCTTCACTACAGCCCCTTCAAGGCGTTTTGGGACTGGATTATTCTCCTCCTGGTCCTCTACACTGCTGTGTTCACTCCTTACTCAGCTGCCTTCCTTTTGGATGAACACAGGGACATGCGTCAAAGGAGCTGTGGCTACACATGTAACCCTCTGAACGTGGCAGACCTTATGGTGGATGTGCTGTTTATTGTGGACATAGTCATCAACCTTCGCACCACCTATGTGGACCAAAATGACGAAGTGATCACACAGCCAAGCCGGATAGCCAAGCATTATATCAAAGGCTGGTTCCCGATTGACCTGTTTGCTGCAATACCTTTTGATCTTCTCATTTTCAGATCGGGCTCTGATGAG ATGGCAACCTTAACAAGCTTGCTGAAAACAGCTCGTCTGCTGCGATTGGTCCGTGTGGCAAGAAAGCTGGACAGGTATTCTGAATATGGGGCTGCTGTCCTCTTCTTGCTTATGTGCACCTTTGTGCTCATCGCCCATTGGCTGGCCTGCATTTGGTATGCTATTGGGTTTGTCGAGAGGCCGTACACAGAGACCGGCTGGCTGGATAACCTGGCAGAACAACTAGGCAAGTCATACAACGACAGCGACTCCTACTCTGGTCCGTCAGTCAAAGACAAATATGTCACTGCTCTGTACTTCACTTTGAGCAGTTTGACAAGTGTCGGCTTTGGAAATGTCTCTCCAAACACCAACTCTGAGAAGATCTTCTCCATCTGTGTCATGGTCATTGGCT CCCTCATGTATGCCAGCATATTTGGGAATGTGTCTGCCATCATTCAGCGGTTGTATTCTGGTACAACACGCTACCACACCCAAATGCTGCGAGTCAAAGAGTTTATCCGATTCCACCAAATCCCAGGGGGCCTGCGCCAAAGACTGGAGGAGTACTTTCAACATGCCTGGTCCTACACAAATGGCATTGACATGAATGCA GTGTTGAAGGGATTCCCAGAGTCTTTCCAGGCAGACATCTGTTTGCACTTGAACCGATCTCTGCTAGACAACTGTAAAGCTTTCCGTGGAGGCAGTCAAGCCTGTCTGCGTGCCTTGGCTGTGAGGTTCAAGACAGTCCATGCCCCTCCAGGAGATACGCTGATCCACTATGGAGACATCCTGGACTCTCTCTACTTCATCTCTCGTGGTTCCATCCAGGTCATCAGGGATGATGTGGTGGTTGCCATATTAG AAAAGAATGACATCTTTGGCGAGTCTATCCACTTGTATGATGAGCCAGGGAAGTCCAATTCAGATGTACTCACCATCACCTACTGTGACCTGCACCGCATCCTGAGGGACGATCTGCTGGAGGTCTTAGATGTTTACCCCAGCTTTGCGGACAATTTCTGGAGGAACCTAGAGATAACGCTTGACCTAAGAGATGTAT CACCAGTAATAACAACTGATGACTCTGGTGATGACTGTGGATATCGCCACAAGCCTAGACACAGAGTCCAAAACCTGGACTGCCGAATCAGGCCAG ATGGAATGGATCATGAAGACTCATACCCGCTTCAGTCCTTCCGGCATCGTCACTCACCTACGCAGCCACACTGGGATGACCGCTGTAGCTGTGGTTCTCCATGCTCCCAGTCTAGTGAAGACCAGCCTCTTGCTCACGGTGCCAAAGTAGAGCTTTACTCCCCAGAAGATGCCAGACGGGAATACTCCCCCTCTGTAGTGCAGCTGCTACCCCCAAGTGGCACCTCAGTGGGGAGGGAAGCAGTGTTAGACATGGGCCACCAAG CTTCTTCTTTGAATGTGCCGGGAATGTACCGCTACTGGCCAGACCGACAGTCACAACAGTTTTCCAGTCGAGCCTGGCGATCTTCCTCTGTCCGCAACTCATACCACCCCCCACCATTCACAGAAGACAGGCCCAGTGAGCTAGAGTCTCGACTTGAGATTTTACATTCACAACTCAACAG ACTGGAGACTCGCATGACAGCTGACATCAATGTTATTCTCCAGCTTCTACAGAGGCAGATCGCTCCTGTTCCTCCAGCTTACAGCACTGTATCGTCTAGTACCCTCCCTACAGATTCAACTGGCTTGTATGGAACTGGGACAGCAGTCCTGCATACTATGTACCCCATGTCCCCCATACCCCCCATACAGATGGACAGCCGTGCACCCACGCAG AGCTCTACCCAGACCGATATTCAATTCACCAAGAAGTCCCAGGAGTCACTATCCAGTGGTATCCATGTGACTGTGGCATCGGACGACACTATGTTCATGACTGTCACCCCTGAAACTGAAACCCATACAGGCTTGACCTCCCAGCTGCCCCAGCCATCAGTCAAATCCTCCCTCATGGAGAACCCTGGGCTCTGTGGCAGCCTCCGCTACCCCTCACTGCCGGGGAACCTGGACATCACCTCAGGACTGGCTGAGATCCAGAAGCACCTCTCAGATCCTGTGCTGCCTGTCGTCTGA